The window TCTAAAGTGCAAATGATAGTAAACCTCAGTTGCGAACTGTTACAGGGGTTATGTCGAGGTGTTTCAGGGAACAGCGGCGGCGGATCATTGCCGCTGAGGTAGGTTGGTGCTGAGCGCAGCGAAGCCCAACGAGCGGAGCCGCGATCAGCCGCGATGTTGGGCTAGCCACCGTCCGCCGGGCTTCGTCGCTACGCTCCTCAACCCAACCTACGGCCGCGCCAGCTCCGGCAGGTCGCCGGAGAGGCCGAGCGCCTGACGGACGAACACGGCCTTGGCCTCCGGCAGGCCGTCGACCCAGTTCAGACCGTTGTTGCGCAGCCAGCGCAGCGCCAGCGGGTCGGCCTGGAACAGGCGCTGGAAGCCCTCCATCGCCGCCATCATCGCCAGGTTGTGCGGCATCCGCCGGCGCTCGTAGCGGCTCAGCACGCGCGGCTCGGCCAGCCGCTCGCCGCGCCCATGGGCATGCAGCAGCACCTCGGCGAGCACCGCGGCATCGAGGAAGCCGAGGTTGACACCCTGCCCGGCCAGCGGATGGATGCTGTGCGCGGCATCGCCGATCAGCGCCAGGCCCGGTTCGACATAGCGCTCGGCATGGCGTTGACGCAGCGGAATGCACAGGCGCGGATCGACCGCCTCGATCTCGCCCAGGCGCCACTCGAAGGCACGCCCGAGGGCCGCGCGGAAGGCCTGGTCGTCCAGCGCCATCAGGCGTTCGGCCTCGTTCGGAGTGACCGACCAGACGATCGAACACCAGTGTTCGTCCGCGCCGCGCTGGAGCGGCAGAAAGGCCAGCGGGCCATCGTCGGTGAAACGCTGCCAGGCCGTGCGCCGATGTGGCTCGGCGCAACGCACGCTGGTGACGATGGCGTGGTGCAGATAATCCCACTCGCGGGTGGCGCAGCCGGCCAGGCGACGCACCGCCGAGTTGGCGCCGTCGGCGGCGATCAGCAGCGGCGCGCGCAACTGGCGGCCGTCGTTGAGGGTCAGCAGCCAGTCATCGCCGGAACGGCGCAGCTGCTCCAGGCGCGCGTTGCCGAGCAGGCCCAACTCGCTGGCGTGCAAACGCTCGAGCAGGGCGTCCTGGATGACGCGGTTCTCGACTATGTGGCCGAGCACCTCGGCGTGCACGCTGGCCGCGGAAAAGTGGATCTGCCCGGTGCCCGAGCCGTCCCACACGCGCATCTCGCCATAGGGGCTGGCGCGCCGTGCGCGGATGCCGTCCCAGGCGCCGAGGCGCTCGAGGATGCGCTGGCTGCCCGCCGACAGGGCGCTGACCCGCGGCTCGAACGGCGTCGCCGGGTCGAACGGCTTGACCCTCAGCGGCCCGCCGTCCAGCAGCAGGATGTCCAGGCCACTGTCTTGCAGGGCCAGGGCCAGGGCGCTACCGACCATACCGGCGCCGACGATGATCAGATCCGCACGTAAATCCATGTCAGGCCGCCTGTCGCGCACGCGGCTTGAGCCGCACGTAGAGGGTCTTGTGCACCCGCGCCACCAGCGTGCCCTCGCCGTCGCGCACCTCCACGTGCAGCTCGGGCAGGTGCTTGTCGCCAGCGGCGGTGCGCGCGCGGATCTCCGTCAGCAGCTCGTCGCCGATGCTGAAATCGGCATACACCGGGCCCTTGCCGGGGCTGATGAAGTCGATGCTGGCGGCCTTGTCCCAGACGATGTAATCGCGGCCGAGGGTTTCCATCAGCATCAGCATGAAGAACGGGTCGGTCATGCTGTACAGCGAGCCGCCGAACTGGGTGCCGACATAGTTGCGGTTGTACCAGCCGAGGCCCATCTTCACGCGGATCTGGCGGAAGTCGGCGCTGATGCGCCGCACCCGCACGCCGGCGCCCAAGTAAGGCGGGTAGAAGTTCAGCGCCCAGCGCATCAAGCGCGCCTTGCGGGCCAATCGACGGGAGTGCATGCGAATCCTTAACGGTGGAGACGGGTGCCCAGGCCCATGGCCTGGCGGGCGAACCAGCGCTTGGCCGGCGGCACCAGGTCGAGGCCGAGCAGGCCGAGGTTGCGCCCGGCGGCGAGCAGCGGCGTGGCGTTGGAAAACAGCCGGGTGACGCGGTCGGAAAAACCCACGGTGAGCTGCTGATCGAGCTGCTGCATCTGCTGGTAACGCTGCAGGGTGGCGAAGTCGCCGAGCGGCGCCAGGCTTTCCAGCAGCGCTTCGGCCAGCGCCCAGGTGTCGCGCAGCGACAGGTTGTAGCCCTGGCCGGCGATCGGATGCAGGCTGTGCGCGGCATTGCCGAGCACCACCAGATGCGGGCGCACCTGTTCCTGGGCCTCGACCAGCGCCAGCGGGTAAAGATGACGCGCGCCGACCTGGCGCAGGGCGCCGAGGCGATAGCCGAAGGCCGCCTGCAGCTCGCCGAGGAAGCTGCGCTCGTCCAGCGCCAGCAGCCGTTGGGCATCGGCATGGACGCGGCTCCAGACCAGCGCACAGCGGTTGTCCGCCAGCGGCAACAGGGCCAGCGGGCCGTCGGCGGTGAAGCGCTCGAAGGCCTGGCCGTCATGGGCCTGGGCCGGTGTGATGTTGGCGATCAGCGCGCTCTGCCGGTAAGCGGTGTGCTGGACGTGGATGCCGAGCTGTTCGCGCAACCCCGAGCGGCCGCCGTCGGCGAGCACGGCGAGGTCGCAGTCGAGGCTGCTGTCGTCATTGAGGAACAGCCGATAGCCACCGTCTAGCACCTGCAGGCGGGTGACTTCCGCCGGGCAGCGCCAGTGGATCACCTGGTGATCGATCGCCTGCCACAGGCAGTGGCCGAGCCAGGCGTTCTCGGCCACGTAGCCGAGCGCCGGCACGCCCTCGTCCTCGGCGCGCAGGCGGGTGGCGCCGAAGCGGCCACGGTCGGAAACCTGGATCTCGCGGATTGGCTCGGCCCGTTCGGCGATCCGCGCCCACACGCCGAGACGCTCGTAGATCTGCCGGCTGCCGAACGACAGCGCGGTGGAGCGCGCGTCATAGCTGGGCTGATAGCCGTCGCCGGGGGCGAAGGGTTCGATCAGCACGATGCGCCAGCCGCGCGTCTTGGCCTGGCCCTGCAGGGCCAGGGCCAGGCTGGCGCCGACCAAGCCGCCGCCGATGATCGCCAGATCGAAGCGTGACATCAGGCCGCCTGGCTGCGCGCGGCGGCCATCAGCGCCTCGATCTCGGCGACGGTCTTGGGCACGCCGTTGGTCAGCACCTCGCAGCCGGTCTTGGTCACCACCACGTCGTCTTCGATGCGCACGCCGATGCCGCGCCATTTCTTGGCGACGTTCTGGTTGTCCGGGGCGATGTAAATGCCCGGCTCGACGGTCATCGCCATGCCCGGCTCGAGCACGCGCCACTCGCCGCCGACCTTGTAGTCGCCGACGTCGTGCACGTCCATGCCCAGCCAGTGGCCGGCGCGGTGCATGTAGAAGGGTTTGTAGGCTTCGCTGGCGATCAGCGCATCGACCTCGCCCTCGAGCAGGCCGAGCTGCACCAGGCCGGCGGTGATCACCCGCACCGTGGCCTCGTGCGCCTCGTTCCAGTGCTTGCCTGGGGCGATCTGCTCGAAGGCGGCCATGTTGGCGTCGAGCACCAACTGGTAGATGGCCTTCTGCTCGGGGCTGAAGGTGCCGTTGGCCGGGAAGGTGCGGGTGATGTCGCTGGCGTAGCAGTCGATCTCGCAGCCGGCGTCGATCAGCACCAGGTCGCCATCCTTGAGCGGTGCGTCGTTCTCGCGGTAATGCAGGATGCAGGCGTTGCGGCCGGCGGCGACGATCGAGCCATAGGCCGGCATCTTCGCCCCGCCCTTGCGGAACTCGTAGTCCAGCTCGGCTTCCAGGTGATATTCGGACAAGCCGGCGCGGCTGGCCTGCATGGCGCGTATGTGGGCGCGGGCGGAAATCGCCGCGGCTTCGCGCATCACCTTCACCTCGTTCGCCGACTTATACAGGCGCATGTCGTGCAGCAGGTGGTCGAGGGCGACGAATTCGTTCGGCGGTTGCGCACCCTGGCGCGCCTTGGAGCGGATCACGTTGATCCACTCCATCAGGTGCTGGTCGAACTCCTGGTTGGTGCCGATCGCGTAATAGACCCGCTCGCGGCCCTCGATCAGGCCCGGGAGGATGTCGTCGAGATCGCCGATGGGGAAGGCATCGTCGGCGCCGTAGGTCTTGATCGCCCCGTCCTGGCCGGCGCGCAGGCCATCCCACAGCTCACGCTCGGGATCGCGCTCGCGGCAGAACAGCAGGTATTCGCCATGGGCGCGGCCGGGGATCAGCACCAGCACCGCTTCCGGCTCGGGGAAGCCGGTGAGGTACTGGAAGTCGCTGTCCTGCCGGTAGACGTGCTCGACATCGCGGTTGCGGATGTACACCGGCGCGGCCGGCAGAATCGCGATGCTGTTGGGTTCCATCTGCGCCATCAGCGCCTTGCGCCGACGGGCATATTCCACCTTGGGGATGCTGATCATGGGCAGGACTAATCGCTCAATGCAGGGAAGGTTTCGGCGCGGCGGCCAGCGGCTTGGCACACTCGGTATATAGCAGCAACGGCGCGACACGCAGGTACTCCATGACCTCCATGTAGTCGCTCTCGCCGTCTTCGGACTCTTCCAGGGCGCTCTGCACCTGGGCGATCGCCGCCAGATCCTGGAGCACCTCCATGGCCTCGGCGCTCAGCGCGGCGTCCCGCGCGGTCAAGCCGAAGCCGCCGAGAAAGCCCTGACACCACTGGCCCAGCGCGGCGGCGCGCTCGGCCAACGGCGCCTCGTCGGCGGGCAGCAGCAGCACCACGGCCATGTCGGTGCCGGTCAGTTCGGTCTTGACCATTTCCTGCAGGCCGATCAGCGCCTGGCGCACGCCATCCTGCGGCGCGCCGCCGAGCAGGTCGCCGGCATCGACCAGCCAGGGCTCGGCCTCGAAGCCGGCTCCCGCGCAGCTGCGGCCGAGCAACAGGCCGTGCAGCTCGGCCGGGGAAACGGATTGGCCACTGCTGGCGAGCAGGGCGGCGAAAGCACTATAGGGAGAATTTTGCATGGGTATGGTCAACTAGGCGCAACAGGGCGCAATGACTAGAATGAAGGCCTTGTATCCTAGCACCGGCAGGCGCGCCAAGACCATCGAAGGGCGCCGCCGGGTTTGCCCCATCCCCCGACTGATCCTATATAGTTGCGGTGACTCAACGCCCGAGCGAGAGCCTATGGAAGACGCCGATCTGCGTGCGCTGACAACCAAGCTGGAACTGCTGATCCGCCGCATTGAACAGCTCAAGGCCGACAACCAGCTCCTGCGGGCGAGCGAAAAGGCCTGGCGCGAGGAACGCGCCCATCTGATCGAAAAGAACGAAATGGCCCGGCACAAGGTCGAATCGATGATTTCGCGCCTGAAAGCCCTGGAGCAGGACTCATGACCCAGTCGAACACCGTTAACGTCCAGATCCTGGACAAAGAATATTGCATCGCCTGTCCGCCGGACGAACGCGCCAACCTGGAAAGCGCCGCGCGCTACCTGGACGGCAAGATGCGTGAGATCCGCATGAGCGGCAAAGTCATCGGCGCCGACCGGGTGGCGGTGATGGCCGCGCTGAACATCACCCATGACCTGTTGCACAAGCAGCAGCACCTCGACCAGCAGGCCAGCTCGACCCGCGAACAGGTGCGCGATCTGCTCGAGCGCGTCGATCACGCCCTGGCCGCCGATCAGGATGCCGCGCAGGACTGATCGCGTCATGGCGGATTGGGGTATACTGCCCGCCACTCCCTGGGGTGTGCGCCAGTTGGGAATGTCC is drawn from Pseudomonas cavernae and contains these coding sequences:
- the pepP gene encoding Xaa-Pro aminopeptidase, with the translated sequence MISIPKVEYARRRKALMAQMEPNSIAILPAAPVYIRNRDVEHVYRQDSDFQYLTGFPEPEAVLVLIPGRAHGEYLLFCRERDPERELWDGLRAGQDGAIKTYGADDAFPIGDLDDILPGLIEGRERVYYAIGTNQEFDQHLMEWINVIRSKARQGAQPPNEFVALDHLLHDMRLYKSANEVKVMREAAAISARAHIRAMQASRAGLSEYHLEAELDYEFRKGGAKMPAYGSIVAAGRNACILHYRENDAPLKDGDLVLIDAGCEIDCYASDITRTFPANGTFSPEQKAIYQLVLDANMAAFEQIAPGKHWNEAHEATVRVITAGLVQLGLLEGEVDALIASEAYKPFYMHRAGHWLGMDVHDVGDYKVGGEWRVLEPGMAMTVEPGIYIAPDNQNVAKKWRGIGVRIEDDVVVTKTGCEVLTNGVPKTVAEIEALMAAARSQAA
- a CDS encoding DUF4442 domain-containing protein, giving the protein MHSRRLARKARLMRWALNFYPPYLGAGVRVRRISADFRQIRVKMGLGWYNRNYVGTQFGGSLYSMTDPFFMLMLMETLGRDYIVWDKAASIDFISPGKGPVYADFSIGDELLTEIRARTAAGDKHLPELHVEVRDGEGTLVARVHKTLYVRLKPRARQAA
- the ubiH gene encoding 2-octaprenyl-6-methoxyphenyl hydroxylase, with the protein product MSRFDLAIIGGGLVGASLALALQGQAKTRGWRIVLIEPFAPGDGYQPSYDARSTALSFGSRQIYERLGVWARIAERAEPIREIQVSDRGRFGATRLRAEDEGVPALGYVAENAWLGHCLWQAIDHQVIHWRCPAEVTRLQVLDGGYRLFLNDDSSLDCDLAVLADGGRSGLREQLGIHVQHTAYRQSALIANITPAQAHDGQAFERFTADGPLALLPLADNRCALVWSRVHADAQRLLALDERSFLGELQAAFGYRLGALRQVGARHLYPLALVEAQEQVRPHLVVLGNAAHSLHPIAGQGYNLSLRDTWALAEALLESLAPLGDFATLQRYQQMQQLDQQLTVGFSDRVTRLFSNATPLLAAGRNLGLLGLDLVPPAKRWFARQAMGLGTRLHR
- a CDS encoding YecA family protein; protein product: MPMQNSPYSAFAALLASSGQSVSPAELHGLLLGRSCAGAGFEAEPWLVDAGDLLGGAPQDGVRQALIGLQEMVKTELTGTDMAVVLLLPADEAPLAERAAALGQWCQGFLGGFGLTARDAALSAEAMEVLQDLAAIAQVQSALEESEDGESDYMEVMEYLRVAPLLLYTECAKPLAAAPKPSLH
- a CDS encoding TIGR02449 family protein: MEDADLRALTTKLELLIRRIEQLKADNQLLRASEKAWREERAHLIEKNEMARHKVESMISRLKALEQDS
- a CDS encoding 2-octaprenyl-3-methyl-6-methoxy-1,4-benzoquinol hydroxylase, translated to MDLRADLIIVGAGMVGSALALALQDSGLDILLLDGGPLRVKPFDPATPFEPRVSALSAGSQRILERLGAWDGIRARRASPYGEMRVWDGSGTGQIHFSAASVHAEVLGHIVENRVIQDALLERLHASELGLLGNARLEQLRRSGDDWLLTLNDGRQLRAPLLIAADGANSAVRRLAGCATREWDYLHHAIVTSVRCAEPHRRTAWQRFTDDGPLAFLPLQRGADEHWCSIVWSVTPNEAERLMALDDQAFRAALGRAFEWRLGEIEAVDPRLCIPLRQRHAERYVEPGLALIGDAAHSIHPLAGQGVNLGFLDAAVLAEVLLHAHGRGERLAEPRVLSRYERRRMPHNLAMMAAMEGFQRLFQADPLALRWLRNNGLNWVDGLPEAKAVFVRQALGLSGDLPELARP
- a CDS encoding cell division protein ZapA, coding for MTQSNTVNVQILDKEYCIACPPDERANLESAARYLDGKMREIRMSGKVIGADRVAVMAALNITHDLLHKQQHLDQQASSTREQVRDLLERVDHALAADQDAAQD